One genomic segment of Nocardioides cavernaquae includes these proteins:
- a CDS encoding TetR/AcrR family transcriptional regulator, whose amino-acid sequence MSETTGRRRPYAARVPMPERREQLMDAALAIVVRDGYDHLSVDAIAREAGVTRPVVYGAFDGLDALLSALLDREEARMLGDLMNSLPDLGSATSLEAYVTEAVNRLVAMFAANPDQWRPMLLTQAGAPAAVIHRIEADRSKVRDTIAGLISGYALMTGARSVDAPLVAHAAVALLEHFGRLMLTDPDQFTPERITAAVVQTIGLVLTT is encoded by the coding sequence GTGAGCGAGACGACGGGGAGGAGACGCCCGTACGCCGCGCGCGTCCCCATGCCGGAGCGCCGGGAGCAGCTCATGGATGCCGCCCTCGCCATCGTCGTCCGCGACGGCTACGACCACCTCTCGGTCGACGCGATCGCGCGCGAGGCGGGCGTCACCCGCCCCGTCGTGTACGGCGCCTTCGACGGCCTCGACGCGCTCCTCTCCGCGCTGCTCGACCGCGAGGAAGCGCGCATGCTCGGCGACCTCATGAACTCGCTGCCCGACCTCGGCTCCGCGACGTCCCTCGAGGCCTATGTCACCGAGGCGGTGAACCGACTGGTCGCGATGTTCGCCGCCAACCCCGACCAGTGGCGCCCGATGCTGCTCACCCAGGCCGGTGCCCCGGCGGCGGTGATCCACCGGATCGAGGCCGACCGGTCCAAGGTGCGCGACACGATCGCCGGACTCATCTCCGGCTATGCCCTGATGACCGGGGCCCGATCTGTCGACGCTCCACTCGTGGCCCATGCCGCGGTCGCGCTGCTCGAGCACTTCGGGCGGCTGATGCTGACCGACCCCGACCAGTTCACCCCCGAGCGGATCACCGCCGCTGTCGTCCAGACGATCGGCCTCGTCCTCACGACGTGA
- a CDS encoding DUF1345 domain-containing protein, protein MAAHKPMSAIPRIVGAAVLGAVSAGLVAAISGSALGILSGIAVTCAVFVVVGWIVLWPMNAEETAEFIGREAVDKALEEGIIVFASVGGLAAILVLMLLGHGADSGTAALALGGVFLAWGSVHLMYATRYADLYYTADAGGIDFNSPGTQPSYRDFLYFSYNLGMTYAVSDTNVTRSEIRSVVLRHCMLSYVFGALILATTINLVVAIVNA, encoded by the coding sequence GTGGCAGCCCACAAGCCGATGTCGGCGATCCCGCGGATCGTCGGTGCGGCCGTCCTCGGCGCCGTGAGTGCCGGTCTTGTCGCCGCGATCAGCGGGTCCGCGCTCGGCATACTCTCCGGGATCGCGGTCACCTGTGCGGTCTTCGTCGTCGTCGGCTGGATCGTCCTGTGGCCGATGAATGCAGAGGAGACCGCAGAGTTCATCGGGCGCGAGGCGGTCGACAAGGCCCTCGAGGAGGGCATCATCGTCTTCGCCTCGGTCGGTGGCCTGGCTGCGATCCTCGTGCTGATGCTGCTCGGCCACGGAGCCGACAGCGGGACCGCCGCACTGGCACTGGGTGGCGTGTTCCTGGCCTGGGGGTCGGTGCACCTGATGTACGCGACCCGCTATGCGGATCTCTACTACACCGCCGACGCGGGCGGGATCGACTTCAACAGCCCCGGCACCCAGCCGTCGTACCGCGACTTCCTCTACTTCAGCTACAACCTCGGCATGACGTACGCCGTGTCCGACACCAACGTCACCCGATCGGAGATCCGCTCCGTCGTGCTGCGCCACTGCATGCTGTCCTATGTCTTCGGTGCGCTCATCCTGGCCACGACCATCAACCTGGTCGTCGCCATCGTCAACGCCTGA